One Alosa alosa isolate M-15738 ecotype Scorff River chromosome 22, AALO_Geno_1.1, whole genome shotgun sequence DNA segment encodes these proteins:
- the LOC125287603 gene encoding uncharacterized protein LOC125287603: MEKMLQSTVDGDQRSTDMQIMLGPTEIDHEEVLDDSLMSLKQHDNLRKSEVAIDTIQAPHYMKRKDKQKHTVHTKKLKKSAGNKTNQKGQKIRTKESKNLDPMKAKPKNVAEDKKAKKKKHHSKKQLLPETICTHGERRKLKFTPEFLAMLRLVFQHDIQKKCIRKKKIQHILRRNPEFLRICKKMELSIENVRNRIRMMIKKE, translated from the exons ATGGAG AAGATGTTACAATCCACTGTGGATGGTGATCAGAGGAGTACAGACATGCAAATCATGTTGGGGCCCACTGAGATTGACCATGAAGAGGTGCTGGATGACAGTCTCATGTCCCTAAAACAGCACGACAACCTCAGGAAATCAGAAGTG GCTATTGATACCATCCAAGCTCCCCATTACATGAAAAGaaaggacaaacagaaacatACAGTCCATACCAAAAAGCTGAAGAAGTCTGCTgggaacaaaacaaatcagaagGGTCAAAAAATCAGAACAAAAGAGAGCAAGAATTTGGACCCTATGAAGGCAAAGCCAAAGAATGTGGCAGAAGATAAgaaagcaaaaaagaaaaagcaccATTCTAAAAAACAACTACTTCCTGAAACAATATGCACTCAT GGTGAACGAAGGAAACTCAAATTCACACCAGAATTTCTAGCAATGCTCAGACTTGTCTTTCAACATGATATCCagaaaaaatgcatcaggaagAAGAAAATACAACACATTCTAAGGAGAAACCCAGAATTCTTACGGATATGTAAGAAAATGGAACTATCCATTGAAAATGTTCGGAACCGAATTCGCATGATGATTAAAAAAGAATAA